The following proteins are encoded in a genomic region of Arachis stenosperma cultivar V10309 chromosome 4, arast.V10309.gnm1.PFL2, whole genome shotgun sequence:
- the LOC130972940 gene encoding uncharacterized protein LOC130972940: MAAEPETLQPPPELPIATAPSAPEETAADPTTTTAQQQPAAENPGPPPLAPKRQRRPSVRLGEIGDQRASATNHETHTRRPSMPPWSWRIRSKEPSRTNSKARSLTNLPNGGEEIAEFGNKRGKSKRASTATKRVRSNFAPRTTVTTAAAAAKTENNNNDNGEEEAYRDFDYEQEDEDYHDDSPVHSVHDDDGYWHIGRHTDRARVSENDVVESDSREGRKCEGVRSWLLELGLSRYAPMFEIHEVDDELLPMLTLEDLKDMGINAVGSRRKMYTAIQKLRKGFP; encoded by the coding sequence ATGGCGGCTGAGCCCGAAACACTCCAACCGCCGCCGGAGCTTCCAATCGCCACCGCACCTTCCGCCCCGGAGGAAACGGCAGCGGATCCTACGACGACAACGGCGCAGCAGCAGCCCGCCGCTGAGAATCCCGGTCCTCCGCCACTCGCTCCGAAACGTCAACGCCGTCCAAGCGTTCGTCTGGGAGAGATCGGAGACCAACGCGCCTCCGCAACCAACCATGAAACTCACACGCGCCGCCCGAGCATGCCTCCATGGAGCTGGCGTATCCGCTCGAAAGAACCTTCCAGGACAAACTCGAAGGCTCGTTCCCTAACGAACCTCCCTAACGGCGGCGAAGAAATCGCTGAATTCGGTAACAAACGCGGTAAATCGAAGCGAGCTTCAACAGCAACAAAGCGTGTGAGATCGAATTTCGCTCCTCGAACCACAGTAacaacagcagcagcagcagcaaaaacagaaaacaacaacaacgacaacggagaagaagaagcttacCGTGATTTCGATTACGAGCAGGAAGACGAAGACTATCACGATGACAGTCCAGTGCACTCGGTCCACGACGACGACGGTTACTGGCACATAGGGAGGCACACGGATCGAGCTAGGGTTTCGGAAAACGACGTGGTTGAATCGGATTCGAGGGAAGGGAGGAAGTGCGAGGGGGTGAGGTCGTGGTTGCTGGAGCTAGGTCTGAGTAGGTACGCTCCGATGTTTGAGATTCATGAGGTGGATGATGAGCTTCTTCCGATGCTGACATTGGAAGATCTCAAAGATATGGGGATCAATGCCGTTGGTTCTAGAAGGAAAATGTACACTGCGATCCAGAAGCTTCGGAAAGGGTTTCCATGA
- the LOC130973728 gene encoding RNA polymerase II C-terminal domain phosphatase-like 3 isoform X2, with amino-acid sequence MVFRFSDCENLKAIKSEGMERGVGDVEEGEISDSSIEEITEEVFKNKEAAKLDSSNSNSNSNNNNKQKGSDPNVWTVHDLYSKYPTICRGYGLVNLAWATAVQNRSLNEIFVMDVDPDSNANANASAAMSSNQSSSGSAGVKENASEVVIVDDDKEEGELEEGEIDDDGADPEASVTERVQSAAECGVVASDTDSTSDKLSVREVLEGVTVANVEESFEGTCSRLQKTLQRLPDVLSGLEVSERDDLVLLAFKAVELVYSVFSFKDSSRREQCKDTILRLLSLVKDQLAQLFSPDNMKEIQVMISAVDSIGALDNIKACANETQLVIKEITTKEISAVKAGEFVSSSKHLNTNSIGSLEVLKYGQSNIKGRGILLPLLDLHKDHDIDSLPSPTREAPSCIPVSKTFSVQEGTVGSRLPASKIESGKMEVETEDSKFHHYETDALKAVSTYQQKFGRSSFFTYDKLPSPTPSGDGGNVDVDATEEVSSAPKGASLRSNKPTVSEQPAVSSSSIDGSSLHGLITSRTDAPVSGSYPMKTSAKSRDPRLRFINSNSSATEHAGMMMSRKQKASEDPSLDVAVAKRLKSSLENTELNTREIRTTTGDGGWLEENNVIGSQLIERNHLMENVDFEPRNTMTVSSSLPVSGNFNVTNNGKEQAPVTSNINTAFPALLKDIAVNPTMLLNILMEQQQRLAAEAKKPSDPAMGTMHLPIQKLAMGSNATVSIGPSMTAAIQQKSTGPLPVSSQATSTTQILQDDPGKIRMKPRDPRRILHGNSVQKSGSMGSEQFKSVISPALNNQGTGDNVNALKPEVRAETELAPPDIARQFTKNLKNIADIVSVKQESSSISSASVPLKSDRAEPTAVVSSAQNLSTGNASASSKSQGTWGDVAHLFEGYDEKQKAAIQRERARRIEEQNKMFAARKLCLVLDLDHTLLNSAKFVEVDPVHDAILRKKEEQDREKTQRQLFRFPHMGMWTKLRPGIWNFLEKASKLYELHLYTMGNKLYATEMAKILDPKGVLFKGRVISRGDDADSVDGDERVPKSKDLEGVLGMESAVVIIDDSVRVWPHNKLNLIVVERYTYFPCSRRQFGLPGPSLLEIDHDERPEAGTLASSLAVIEKIHQIFFSSPSLHEVDVRNILASEQRKILAGCRIVFSRVFPREEANPHLHPLWQTAEQFGAVCTNKLDHQVTHVVANSPGTDKVAWAASQGKFIVHPGWVEASALLYRRANEQDFAIKL; translated from the exons ATGGTTTTTAGATTTTCTGATTGTGAGAACTTGAAGGCTATAAAATCGGAAGGTATGGAGAGGGGGGTAGGCGATGTGGAAGAGGGTGAGATTTCCGATTCTTCTATAGAAGAGATCACTGAAGAGGTTTTCAAGAACAAAGAGGCTGCTAAGTTGGACAGCAGCAACAGCAAcagcaacagcaacaacaacaacaagcaAAAAGGAAGCGATCCTAATGTATGGACTGTTCATGATCTATACTCCAAGTACCCTACTATATGCCGTGGCTATGGTTTGGTTAATCTAGCTTGGGCAACAGCTGTACAGAACAGGTCCCTTAACGAAATTTTTGTAATGGACGTTGATCCTGATTCGAATGCAAATGCTAATGCCAGTGCTGCCATGTCTTCCAATCAATCGTCTTCTGGGTCTGCTGGTGTTAAGGAGAATGCAAGTGAGGTGGTGATTGTGGATGATGATAAGGAGGAAGGAGAGTTGGAGGAGGGTGAGATTGATGATGATGGCGCTGACCCTGAAGCATCAGTAACAGAGAGGGTTCAGAGTGCTGCTGAATGTGGTGTAGTTGCTTCTGATACTGATTCCACATCTGATAAGCTCAGTGTTAGGGAGGTTCTGGAGGGTGTTACAGTTGCTAATGTGGAGGA ATCGTTTGAGGGGACTTGCTCTAGGCTGCAGAAAACTTTGCAGCGATTGCCTGATGTGCTTTCTGGACTTGAGGTTTCTGAAAGGGATGATCTTGTTCTCTTGGCATTTAAAGCAGTTGAATTAGTATATTCT GTATTCTCCTTCAAGGACAGTTCACGAAGGGAACAATGCAAGGATACCATTTTAAG ATTACTCTCTTTGGTAAAGGATCAGCTTGCACAATTGTTCTCTCCTGATAATATGAAAGAG ATTCAGGTCATGATTTCTGCTGTTGATTCTATTGGTGCTTTAGACAATATTAAGGCTTGTGCCAACGAGACACAACTGGTGATCAAGGAGATAACGACTAAGGAAATTTCAGCTGTGAAAGCTGGGGAATTTGTTTCTTCTAGCAAGCATTTAAACACTAATTCAATAGGTTCATTGGAAGTTTTGAAATATGGACAAAGTAATATTAAAGGCAGAGGGATTCTACTCCCACTGTTAGACCTTCACAAGGATCATGATATAGACAGCTTACCATCACCCACACGAGAAGCACCGTCATGCATTCCTGTTAGCAAAACATTTTCTGTTCAAGAGGGAACGGTTGGTTCTAGGTTGCCTGCTAGTAAGATAGAGTCTGGAAAGATGGAAGTTGAAACCGAAGATTCTAAGTTTCATCACTATGAAACTGATGCTTTGAAGGCTGTTTCCACATATCAACAGAAATTTGGTAGAAGTTCTTTTTTTACATATGATAAACTTCCAAGTCCAACACCTTCAGGTGATGGTGGAAATGTGGATGTTGATGCAACTGAGGAGGTCTCAAGTGCTCCAAAGGGTGCTTCTTTGAGAAGCAATAAGCCAACCGTTTCAGAGCAACCAGCTGTTTCTTCTAGTTCTATTGATGGTTCTAGTTTGCATGGACTGATTACCTCAAGAACTGATGCTCCAGTTTCTGGATCGTACCCTATGAAAACATCAGCTAAGAGTAGAGATCCTAGGCTGCGTTTCATTAATTCCAATTCCAGTGCTACTGAACATGCTGGAATGATGATGTCAAGAAAGCAAAAGGCTTCTGAAGATCCTTCTCTGGATGTTGCCGTAGCAAAGAGACTAAAAAGTTCGCTAGAAAATACTGAGCTTAATACAAGAGAAATAAGAACTACAACTGGAGATGGTGGTTGGTTGGAAGAGAATAATGTTATTGGGTCTCAGTTAATAGAAAGGAACCATTTAATGGAGAATGTGGATTTTGAACCCAGAAATACCATGACAGTGAGCAGTTCCCTTCCTGTTTCTGGTAATTTCAATGTGACTAATAATGGAAAGGAGCAGGCACCAGTTACAAGTAATATCAACACAGCTTTTCCTGCTTTGCTCAAAGATATTGCTGTAAATCCAACCATGTTGCTAAATATACTTATGGAACAACAGCAGAGATTAGCAGCTGAAGCCAAAAAGCCATCTGATCCTGCTATGGGTACGATGCATTTACCAATCCAAAAGTTGGCAATGGGGTCAAATGCAACCGTTAGTATTGGTCCATCAATGACCGCTGCTATTCAGCAAAAGTCAACTGGACCCTTACCGGTTTCATCGCAAGCAACTTCCACG ACACAAATCCTACAAGATGATCCAGGGAAGATTCGCATGAAACCACGTGATCCACGGCGTATTCTCCATGGTAACTCTGTCCAGAAAAGTGGGAGTATGGGGAGTGAGCAATTCAAATCCGTTATATCCCCTGCATTAAACAACCAGGGAACTGGGGACAATGTCAATGCCCTGAAACCAGAGGTTCGAGCTGAAACAGAGCTTGCACCACCTGATATTGCTCGACAGTTCACCAAAAATCTGAAAAATATTGCTGATATTGTGTCTGTTAAACAAGAATCATCTAGCATATCTTCTGCTTCTGTACCCCTGAAATCTGATAGAGCAGAACCGACGGCTGTTGTGTCTAGTGCTCAGAACCTGTCGACAGGCAATGCATCAGCTTCCTCAAAGTCTCAGGGTACATGGGGAGATGTTGCGCATCTTTTTGAAGGCTATGATGAGAAGCAAAAGGCTGCTATTCAGAGGGAGAGGGCAAGGAGGATAGAGGAACAGAATAAGATGTTTGCTGCTAGGAAATTATGTCTTGTTTTGGACCTAGATCACACACTTCTTAATTCTGCCAAG tttgttgaagttgatcctgtGCATGATGCGATattgagaaagaaagaagagcAAGACCGAGAAAAGACTCAGAGACAACTTTTTCGCTTTCCACATATGGGAATGTGGACTAAACTAAGGCCAGGAATCTGGAATTTCTTGGAGAAG GCTAGTAAGCTCTATGAGTTGCATCTCTATACAATGGGGAACAAGTTATATGCAACAGAAATGGCAAAGATCCTTGATCCAAAGGGAGTTCTGTTTAAAGGCAGAGTTATTTCTAGAGGTGATGATGCTGATTCAGTTGATGGTGACGAGAGAGTTCCCAAAAGCAAGGATTTAGAAGGGGTTTTGGGAATGGAATCAGCTGTCGTAATTATAGATGATTCTGTTAGAGTCTGGCCTCATAACAAATTGAACCTGATTGTGGTGGAAAG GTACACATACTTCCCCTGTAGTCGACGTCAATTTGGACTTCCTGGCCCTTCTCTTCTTGAGATTGATCATGACGAGAGACCTGAAGCTGGAACTCTAGCATCCTCTTTGGCA GTTATTGAGAAAATACACCaaatcttcttttcttctccatCCTTACACGAAGTGGATGTAAGAAATATCCTAGCGTCAGAGCAGAGAAAAATCTTGGCTGGTTGTCGAATAGTATTTAGTAGGGTATTTCCTCGTGAAGAAGCCAATCCTCATTTACACCCATTGTGGCAGACAGCTGAACAATTTGGTGCTGTTTGTACTAACAAGCTTGATCATCAGGTTACTCATGTAGTGGCAAATTCACCTGGAACTGATAAG GTGGCTTGGGCTGCTAGCCAAGGAAAATTTATTGTGCATCCTGGATG GGTGGAAGCATCTGCGTTGCTTTATAGGAGGGCCAACGAGCAAGATTTTGccattaaattataa
- the LOC130973728 gene encoding RNA polymerase II C-terminal domain phosphatase-like 3 isoform X1, translating into MVFRFSDCENLKAIKSEGMERGVGDVEEGEISDSSIEEITEEVFKNKEAAKLDSSNSNSNSNNNNKQKGSDPNVWTVHDLYSKYPTICRGYGLVNLAWATAVQNRSLNEIFVMDVDPDSNANANASAAMSSNQSSSGSAGVKENASEVVIVDDDKEEGELEEGEIDDDGADPEASVTERVQSAAECGVVASDTDSTSDKLSVREVLEGVTVANVEESFEGTCSRLQKTLQRLPDVLSGLEVSERDDLVLLAFKAVELVYSVFSFKDSSRREQCKDTILRLLSLVKDQLAQLFSPDNMKEIQVMISAVDSIGALDNIKACANETQLVIKEITTKEISAVKAGEFVSSSKHLNTNSIGSLEVLKYGQSNIKGRGILLPLLDLHKDHDIDSLPSPTREAPSCIPVSKTFSVQEGTVGSRLPASKIESGKMEVETEDSKFHHYETDALKAVSTYQQKFGRSSFFTYDKLPSPTPSGDGGNVDVDATEEVSSAPKGASLRSNKPTVSEQPAVSSSSIDGSSLHGLITSRTDAPVSGSYPMKTSAKSRDPRLRFINSNSSATEHAGMMMSRKQKASEDPSLDVAVAKRLKSSLENTELNTREIRTTTGDGGWLEENNVIGSQLIERNHLMENVDFEPRNTMTVSSSLPVSGNFNVTNNGKEQAPVTSNINTAFPALLKDIAVNPTMLLNILMEQQQRLAAEAKKPSDPAMGTMHLPIQKLAMGSNATVSIGPSMTAAIQQKSTGPLPVSSQATSTTQILQDDPGKIRMKPRDPRRILHGNSVQKSGSMGSEQFKSVISPALNNQGTGDNVNALKPEVRAETELAPPDIARQFTKNLKNIADIVSVKQESSSISSASVPLKSDRAEPTAVVSSAQNLSTGNASASSKSQGTWGDVAHLFEGYDEKQKAAIQRERARRIEEQNKMFAARKLCLVLDLDHTLLNSAKFVEVDPVHDAILRKKEEQDREKTQRQLFRFPHMGMWTKLRPGIWNFLEKASKLYELHLYTMGNKLYATEMAKILDPKGVLFKGRVISRGDDADSVDGDERVPKSKDLEGVLGMESAVVIIDDSVRVWPHNKLNLIVVERYTYFPCSRRQFGLPGPSLLEIDHDERPEAGTLASSLAVIEKIHQIFFSSPSLHEVDVRNILASEQRKILAGCRIVFSRVFPREEANPHLHPLWQTAEQFGAVCTNKLDHQVTHVVANSPGTDKQVAWAASQGKFIVHPGWVEASALLYRRANEQDFAIKL; encoded by the exons ATGGTTTTTAGATTTTCTGATTGTGAGAACTTGAAGGCTATAAAATCGGAAGGTATGGAGAGGGGGGTAGGCGATGTGGAAGAGGGTGAGATTTCCGATTCTTCTATAGAAGAGATCACTGAAGAGGTTTTCAAGAACAAAGAGGCTGCTAAGTTGGACAGCAGCAACAGCAAcagcaacagcaacaacaacaacaagcaAAAAGGAAGCGATCCTAATGTATGGACTGTTCATGATCTATACTCCAAGTACCCTACTATATGCCGTGGCTATGGTTTGGTTAATCTAGCTTGGGCAACAGCTGTACAGAACAGGTCCCTTAACGAAATTTTTGTAATGGACGTTGATCCTGATTCGAATGCAAATGCTAATGCCAGTGCTGCCATGTCTTCCAATCAATCGTCTTCTGGGTCTGCTGGTGTTAAGGAGAATGCAAGTGAGGTGGTGATTGTGGATGATGATAAGGAGGAAGGAGAGTTGGAGGAGGGTGAGATTGATGATGATGGCGCTGACCCTGAAGCATCAGTAACAGAGAGGGTTCAGAGTGCTGCTGAATGTGGTGTAGTTGCTTCTGATACTGATTCCACATCTGATAAGCTCAGTGTTAGGGAGGTTCTGGAGGGTGTTACAGTTGCTAATGTGGAGGA ATCGTTTGAGGGGACTTGCTCTAGGCTGCAGAAAACTTTGCAGCGATTGCCTGATGTGCTTTCTGGACTTGAGGTTTCTGAAAGGGATGATCTTGTTCTCTTGGCATTTAAAGCAGTTGAATTAGTATATTCT GTATTCTCCTTCAAGGACAGTTCACGAAGGGAACAATGCAAGGATACCATTTTAAG ATTACTCTCTTTGGTAAAGGATCAGCTTGCACAATTGTTCTCTCCTGATAATATGAAAGAG ATTCAGGTCATGATTTCTGCTGTTGATTCTATTGGTGCTTTAGACAATATTAAGGCTTGTGCCAACGAGACACAACTGGTGATCAAGGAGATAACGACTAAGGAAATTTCAGCTGTGAAAGCTGGGGAATTTGTTTCTTCTAGCAAGCATTTAAACACTAATTCAATAGGTTCATTGGAAGTTTTGAAATATGGACAAAGTAATATTAAAGGCAGAGGGATTCTACTCCCACTGTTAGACCTTCACAAGGATCATGATATAGACAGCTTACCATCACCCACACGAGAAGCACCGTCATGCATTCCTGTTAGCAAAACATTTTCTGTTCAAGAGGGAACGGTTGGTTCTAGGTTGCCTGCTAGTAAGATAGAGTCTGGAAAGATGGAAGTTGAAACCGAAGATTCTAAGTTTCATCACTATGAAACTGATGCTTTGAAGGCTGTTTCCACATATCAACAGAAATTTGGTAGAAGTTCTTTTTTTACATATGATAAACTTCCAAGTCCAACACCTTCAGGTGATGGTGGAAATGTGGATGTTGATGCAACTGAGGAGGTCTCAAGTGCTCCAAAGGGTGCTTCTTTGAGAAGCAATAAGCCAACCGTTTCAGAGCAACCAGCTGTTTCTTCTAGTTCTATTGATGGTTCTAGTTTGCATGGACTGATTACCTCAAGAACTGATGCTCCAGTTTCTGGATCGTACCCTATGAAAACATCAGCTAAGAGTAGAGATCCTAGGCTGCGTTTCATTAATTCCAATTCCAGTGCTACTGAACATGCTGGAATGATGATGTCAAGAAAGCAAAAGGCTTCTGAAGATCCTTCTCTGGATGTTGCCGTAGCAAAGAGACTAAAAAGTTCGCTAGAAAATACTGAGCTTAATACAAGAGAAATAAGAACTACAACTGGAGATGGTGGTTGGTTGGAAGAGAATAATGTTATTGGGTCTCAGTTAATAGAAAGGAACCATTTAATGGAGAATGTGGATTTTGAACCCAGAAATACCATGACAGTGAGCAGTTCCCTTCCTGTTTCTGGTAATTTCAATGTGACTAATAATGGAAAGGAGCAGGCACCAGTTACAAGTAATATCAACACAGCTTTTCCTGCTTTGCTCAAAGATATTGCTGTAAATCCAACCATGTTGCTAAATATACTTATGGAACAACAGCAGAGATTAGCAGCTGAAGCCAAAAAGCCATCTGATCCTGCTATGGGTACGATGCATTTACCAATCCAAAAGTTGGCAATGGGGTCAAATGCAACCGTTAGTATTGGTCCATCAATGACCGCTGCTATTCAGCAAAAGTCAACTGGACCCTTACCGGTTTCATCGCAAGCAACTTCCACG ACACAAATCCTACAAGATGATCCAGGGAAGATTCGCATGAAACCACGTGATCCACGGCGTATTCTCCATGGTAACTCTGTCCAGAAAAGTGGGAGTATGGGGAGTGAGCAATTCAAATCCGTTATATCCCCTGCATTAAACAACCAGGGAACTGGGGACAATGTCAATGCCCTGAAACCAGAGGTTCGAGCTGAAACAGAGCTTGCACCACCTGATATTGCTCGACAGTTCACCAAAAATCTGAAAAATATTGCTGATATTGTGTCTGTTAAACAAGAATCATCTAGCATATCTTCTGCTTCTGTACCCCTGAAATCTGATAGAGCAGAACCGACGGCTGTTGTGTCTAGTGCTCAGAACCTGTCGACAGGCAATGCATCAGCTTCCTCAAAGTCTCAGGGTACATGGGGAGATGTTGCGCATCTTTTTGAAGGCTATGATGAGAAGCAAAAGGCTGCTATTCAGAGGGAGAGGGCAAGGAGGATAGAGGAACAGAATAAGATGTTTGCTGCTAGGAAATTATGTCTTGTTTTGGACCTAGATCACACACTTCTTAATTCTGCCAAG tttgttgaagttgatcctgtGCATGATGCGATattgagaaagaaagaagagcAAGACCGAGAAAAGACTCAGAGACAACTTTTTCGCTTTCCACATATGGGAATGTGGACTAAACTAAGGCCAGGAATCTGGAATTTCTTGGAGAAG GCTAGTAAGCTCTATGAGTTGCATCTCTATACAATGGGGAACAAGTTATATGCAACAGAAATGGCAAAGATCCTTGATCCAAAGGGAGTTCTGTTTAAAGGCAGAGTTATTTCTAGAGGTGATGATGCTGATTCAGTTGATGGTGACGAGAGAGTTCCCAAAAGCAAGGATTTAGAAGGGGTTTTGGGAATGGAATCAGCTGTCGTAATTATAGATGATTCTGTTAGAGTCTGGCCTCATAACAAATTGAACCTGATTGTGGTGGAAAG GTACACATACTTCCCCTGTAGTCGACGTCAATTTGGACTTCCTGGCCCTTCTCTTCTTGAGATTGATCATGACGAGAGACCTGAAGCTGGAACTCTAGCATCCTCTTTGGCA GTTATTGAGAAAATACACCaaatcttcttttcttctccatCCTTACACGAAGTGGATGTAAGAAATATCCTAGCGTCAGAGCAGAGAAAAATCTTGGCTGGTTGTCGAATAGTATTTAGTAGGGTATTTCCTCGTGAAGAAGCCAATCCTCATTTACACCCATTGTGGCAGACAGCTGAACAATTTGGTGCTGTTTGTACTAACAAGCTTGATCATCAGGTTACTCATGTAGTGGCAAATTCACCTGGAACTGATAAG CAGGTGGCTTGGGCTGCTAGCCAAGGAAAATTTATTGTGCATCCTGGATG GGTGGAAGCATCTGCGTTGCTTTATAGGAGGGCCAACGAGCAAGATTTTGccattaaattataa